CGAAAATGATGTCACGTCTACAACATGAATTGAAGGAAgtatttcattttcatcacAATATTGCACTGTTGTTTTGGGTAACGTAATTTTCCTTTTGCATTAAGCGAAACCCATACagctgaaatatgcatttaattcataCGCCTGCAAAGGCTTCAGTTGACGACTTTGTATGGACATGCAAAATATCTAATATCTTAAACTACAAGAATAGCTCATCAAGTAAGCCAAGGGATTGCTATTTGCATAGCAGCGACTGTTTGCATATCTATCTAGGGTAATGACTAAACAGCAGTTTGATATAACGTGCAAAAGCATTGTATATTATTGACCAATCGTAGTGTGCGAGAAGGCGGGATCAAAGCAATGCAATTAGGACTGTGCATGCattgggaatttttttttactttggataaaaataatattcaagaATAACACCGTGtggtttctcagagagaaaaaaatacataagctACAAAACTGGAAAAAGATGAAATGGCAGCCCATTCATTCTCTGCAGGGACTGTCCGGTCTCAGATGTCCATGTCCTGTCCACAGGGGGTCCAGATCTTTAAGCACTACATTACAGCTCTGACCCAAACAAGAATGTCACTttcaatgaaatataataaccTCTTACCTGTGTCCAGGACCATGTTCACTGCACACATCCAGAGGAGAAGTCCAGCTTGAGTCAGCTTCATTTGGCTCGTCTCTGGTTTGAAGACTGTTGCTGAGAGAGTGAAAACGGGTCGTTTTAGCTGAAACATTCACAAATCAAGTCACCACAGGATCACAGCTAAACTCTTGCGCAATGTTCCACATTACAGGGCTTCCCACGCAAGCGCATTGTATCCAAACCGGACGAAAGGTGTATTTTTagtctaaaaacaaaataaaatattatttattgatgcgTAAACACATTAGCAAATAATTAATGGCAAataaattatagttttatttaaactaagcAATCAGTGGCGCAATAAAGCGCAATAAAGCGCAAAACGCTACTTTTTACAACTCGCTTTTTGGACCCGTTAAATCGAGTTCGTTTCCACCTTTTCTATTCACTACGTCAAAACACGTCCTAAATGCACATCTGGGATGGATGAAAACGCGAATGAAACAAACTATATTTACCCCAAAGCGAAAGAACAAGCGCGTAAAGCCAATGAACTCGCTCTGTAGGTTACCTGTGCTGGATAAAAGTTACAGAGAGCATGAAATATGTCCAACATTTACAGCCTTCAGGTGTCCGAAGATGCTGATGACATAACGATGGCAGGGGATCTGATTGATGAGCTGAACTGCTTCGATATTACGCGCTCATCCACCGGACATGCGCAGTGAAGCGCAAAAGCGCGTGGTGCATTGTTTATCATCCTTGGAGCTGATGGGGCATTAGCCtgtagctgtaaaaaaaaaacaaaaaaaaaaaaaaaaaaaaaacttttgtataacataatacaatatatatttcaatagtTATACATGAActaacacaatatatatatatatatatatatatatatatatatatatatatatatatatatatatatatatatcataatataatatgtatttcaaTAGTTATGAACTAGAATAAAATGAGTGTTTTGTATAAAATGTCTCTTTTGTATTACAAAAGTGACTCACAAAGACAAAGATATACTAATACATGCTcttagattatttattaatgaaaaacgGTGAGGGATAAGTCTTTATGCTTGAAAGTGGCATAAAGATATTTGATTAGAATATTACAATGTTTTGAGCTTTGAATGGAAACAAAAAACAGCGAAGGTGActtaattattacatataaaattattgGCTTTTTTGAAAACGGTGACTAAACTGAAACCAAAAGGAAGCTAATCTTCCTGCAGCATGAACAGGTGATGTTTAGAATATTATAACAAGTTTTGCAGGATATTTGTGACAGATCAGAAGTGGTTTAGGGCTATGTTTAAAttgctcagagagagagagagagaagggagggCAAAGCATTCATGTAATTGCAAATCCCCCTCAGTCAAAACAACCTCAAAGCTCCCCTGTGGAGATTCAAACACTACACACAATAGAGGGAACATTGCTCACACTGCTATTATGAACACACAAATGACACGCCACATCCTTTCATTAACACAGGAACAATATGTCAAAAAGCTGATTCAAATCATGCATTATGCTGTGACTAAAACCAAATGTTTGCTTACTATTTTCGAAAATAGTTAAACAGTAGAGTTTTGCCATTTTCGAATGTATTCAGCCAGTCTCCGGGGGCTGGAAAAGTGATATCACCCGACCTGGAGATCGGgagaatggattcaaaaacgctaatatttaatatttaaaatatggcATCGGGATGAAAGTCTAAGCAGCTGCTAAAAACGTCACACTAATGCACAAATGAGTGCATCAAGTAAAATCGTGCATGTTTGTAAGTAACAAGTCCAACTTTAAGATGTGTTTAACTTGAAATTGTTTCTTCCGACAAGAGTTCCTCATCCTTAAAACTGCTTAGTGCAGTGAAAAAGTTATATTCTCCGAATCaggagagaagaaaagagaccttctgacggcacccattcacttcagagcatCCATTGGTCAGATTTCTTCTCAATCTGTTCccagaaacaaactcatctaaatCTTGAATCTGAGGCTAAACCAATTGTAATTTTTAGAAAGAACCATTCCTTTAACGGCACAGTTTTCAGTAAAGCCTTTCATGCAGAAATGCGTTTCGTTTTCTGTTACGAACGTTTCCGcaattcatttttgagtgatAAAAACAGCGGAGGAAGCgcctgaaataaaatgactcaGATGGAGAAACATTTGGAGAATACAGGATCGGATGAATCAAATTCTGCACCGGAAGTAAAACAACTTTGTGAAAGCCCCGGCCTGTCATAAACTGAGTTTAAACAATTACTAAGGCTCAGAGGAAGCACGCGTTCAGATACGAACTTCCCTGACGTCCCATCACAAAAGGTTATTGGACTGTGCGCGGTATACTGCAGGTTCTCGTTCAATAACATGCAAATGAATGTTTGGCCTCCCTTTGGGGTGTTGCACATCTGTAATGTGTAGTTTAAGAAACAGGCAggaaaaacaacacattattttattgcCCGTCGAACGTAACATTACTATCGCTTTAACTTGCGACATTACGCTGTGTAAAGAAAGTTGATGCTTGCTGCAAACTGTgtaatgcatgtatttgtagAATGTGAAAAATGTAGAATTTGTGTTTTCGTTGGGAAGACGAAGACTTTCCAGAAGACCTGAAATAAGTCACTTCTTGCTCAGTTACATAAACCAAGCACATATTGAGAAGACAACGAGTAAATAAGTTCCATGAATGCGCGTTTAGTGCAACATTCGTTTTTTATGTTGAAATGATTATCATCACTATATCCCAGTGCCATGATGGACATACACTCCCTCGCTCAGTTGCTCAAAACAAGCATATCAGCATTAATCCAAGTCTCTCGTGAGTTCAGTCGCGATGAAGAATTAATGGGGAAGAACTTAAGATGACATAACAAAGACAACTTCAAGTCAATGCATTCAAATGAGTTGTTTGCTGAATACCAAAATGAATCATCAGTTAAATTGCATGGATTGTTTTCCAAGTTgcgataataaaataaaataacactcaaTGAGAATTAAGATTAATTTCATTGACGTTTGCTGGAATTACAGGTTCTTCGTCAAACGGCACACACAGCAAACAGAAGCAACTCATAAATGACTTTTACGCTAAGAGACGTACGatgaattaatttgattttatttgaagtttggTAGCAATTAAAACAGATAATGGACTTTGAAGAGCTTTGAACTCATTGTAGTCAAAACACAGATCAtttatggttttaaatattgctgaaagatgAACAATGCTGAGGCTTCTGTGatctttttttgtgatttgtgaGTCAATGGGATTCACAGCATCACGCTAGTCTGAAGACTGGAGGGGGATTTCAGATCTGCAGTAACCCGTTGAGCAGATTTGTCAAATGTGAAAACTTGACATTCGACCAGAActcaaaacatgtttattatgaGTGGATATCTTTCATAAAGAACTACAAATAACCAAAATGttgtgcaataaaaaatatttagtttttttttttttttttgaatgaagcATCTTATGcgcactaaggctgcatttatttgaaaatacagtaaagacagTAATAGCGTGAACAATgtgaaatcaaattttaaattgaatttattcagtGTCGCGTGATTTTACAGAAATCggtctaatatgcagatttgctgctcaagaaattgATTTGAAAACCATTGTAACGAGGTACGTTCAagtgtttatgtaataatataataaaatagaaactgATTAATTACTTTGAACTGCTTCGATTCAGCATGAAATTAATCAAAcgtgacagtaaatacattttacaaaatatttttatttccaataaatgctgttcatcgaACTTTCtgttcagcaacacaaaatGAAAGAGAATACAACACAACGACACAAAACAATTCCAACAAAAATATGATATGATTGATAATGTTTGCAAATGTTTCAAGATCGGCAAATCTCTGAAGGACTGTGTGACACTGAAcgctgaagtaatgatgctgaaaatttacaGCAATCGATAGTTTACGCGAGTTTCGCATGGAATGGTTTCCCATAGGATCCCATTTCCCAACGGATTCCAAAAAACGTTGGAAGGAAAACACTAAACCATAAGCGGATTGTGTTCATATTTCGGCCTCATCTGTTTGCCTATGTAAactatgcattattaatatggCGAATACagattttgttcttttattattaccattttaaatatattacggcactttaagttttgtttgttgattgaaatattcaacatatttcaaatattgctTACTACGGATTGCAAATTGCCAAAACGTAATTTTTTCACATACCTTCATTTTAGATACTACTTAAACTAAACTAAGCTGTACAATGCTGCCTTCGAAATATttagtgtttaatcttgtcataaTGCATTAATGACAGTCCGTTCTCCGAATGCTTTGacgcaatctgtattgttaaaagcgctctacaaataaaggtgatttgatgtttattgttttgagagGTGATCTAAATATATGCTGCTGCGAAAATTGACACCCTTGTGCTACGGATGATTTCCTTCCAGGTCTACAAACcggtcacgtgactgaaaactgtaaataaatgacattttaaaataaagttaattggaaaacagctcatttaaactgtaataacattacagttaaactgtaatattgctgTATacgtttttattgcattttatttcaaaaacatttaaaaaatgctttaccTAGAGCTTGACAAAGGGTGGCAGGATGATGGTTTACTGGCCTGGTTTACATTTGCGTGGTAAGGGTAAAGACAGCTCCTGCAGTCTGGGAGACGCTGTGGCGACCCGAGCGGCGGGACTGACCCGGTAGGGGTCGTACCCCTCAAACAGGGCCTGACGGGTCTTGGGTCTGGCCAGTTCCTGCACTCTCTCGCTGGCTACTGCCTTCCGGACGCAATCTGGAACCGGCCAAGAAACCGGCCTCGCGAGAGAGTGCTGCGCGTGCACCTGCTTAGGAGCTGAGAGCGGACAATAGcgatgagaaagagagaaacggATTACCATGCAAACCTTGTTAGGGTTGCAGATGATCGTTTTACGGCACGCACTGAAATGCACTCACAAGCCAGTTGCAGTATGCGTGAGGAGGGTGTGATGGGAACGCTGATGGCGTAGGTGCTTGAATCGACGCTGCGGTACGTCAGCAGCGTCTTCACCCGCTTTGGTTGCGCCAGCTGACATATTCTTGGACTCGGATTAGCAGATTTAACCGCAACACTTAACTGTGAGATCACAAAAACCCGGATGCGTCACACAATTAACCCCCGAAAAGCAGCTTTTGCTGAACGTGCTCGAGGAATCAAAGAAACCAGGTGCGATCAAAAGAAATCAAGCAAACAATGATAAACATTAGAAGCAAGAAATGACTAGCCCTGCTTGTGGAGATCTAACACTCTGAGTTTggcttcagtttttttttgtaatttgcatAATGTATACTATAACCGTTTAGGTTTATTGtggatttttctgaaaaaagagCTTTCGTTGTCACcgtctctcaaaaaaaagagttgactatgaatcatttttaaaacgagtcccaagccttTTCATGTTGacctcaaaatgaaatattataacattgcTCGCCCACTTGTTGGCCTTTTCATGTTAAATAACGGACCTTGTTACCCAGATATAATAAACTATTTGCACTGCTACATGTACTGCGA
This window of the Puntigrus tetrazona isolate hp1 unplaced genomic scaffold, ASM1883169v1 S000000846, whole genome shotgun sequence genome carries:
- the theg gene encoding theg spermatid protein gives rise to the protein MPTRIEQLSRPKPNLLKFPDRRSVYWLDELPARPKNTPTVFELTPRLEQLSQSKQSSRFIEESRRSPEWMVSAAALKACPTERVCSLALPRVPADGWQPERPLLATLSVAVKSANPSPRICQLAQPKRVKTLLTYRSVDSSTYAISVPITPSSRILQLASPKQVHAQHSLARPVSWPVPDCVRKAVASERVQELARPKTRQALFEGYDPYRVSPAARVATASPRLQELSLPLPRKCKPGQ